The Euryarchaeota archaeon genome includes a region encoding these proteins:
- a CDS encoding cobalamin B12-binding domain-containing protein: MEKKIRVLVAKPGLDGHDRGAKVIARALRDAGMEVIYTGLRQTPEEIVEAAIQEDVDAVALSILSGAHMTLLPRVVELLRSRSATDIMVAAGGVIPDDDAAELKKRGIKAVFGPGTTIETIIDFFRVNARRAS; the protein is encoded by the coding sequence ATGGAGAAAAAGATCCGGGTCCTTGTCGCAAAACCTGGCCTCGACGGGCACGATCGTGGTGCGAAGGTGATCGCCAGGGCACTACGCGACGCTGGGATGGAGGTCATCTACACGGGCCTACGCCAAACGCCCGAGGAGATCGTGGAGGCCGCGATACAAGAGGACGTCGACGCGGTGGCGCTTTCCATATTGAGCGGAGCGCACATGACGCTCCTTCCGCGAGTCGTCGAACTCCTGCGCTCACGCTCGGCCACGGACATCATGGTGGCCGCCGGCGGCGTCATCCCCGACGACGACGCGGCCGAACTCAAGAAGCGCGGCATCAAGGCGGTCTTCGGGCCCGGGACCACCATCGAAACCATCATCGATTTCTTCCGCGTGAACGCGCGCCGGGCGAGCTAG
- a CDS encoding sulfite exporter TauE/SafE family protein, whose amino-acid sequence MEPALTSLAILVGVLAGVLSGLFGIGGGLVVVPAAIFLFGTGFHDAKAASLIVIVVSAATSLWKHRGAGNVDLRLGATLGAAGAVAGLVGVYIAEVTPEFYLRLLFAALLVVAAARMRVRIEPRHNPPDVPLTVSLPVGFVAGLMPGLLGVGGGIVVVPALVYYGVGIHAAVGASLAAVLVNGATAGIGQLAVGFDAVALEVGIPMALGAFTGGMLGAKTGLKTGSKSLSDAFSILLLLVAASVAYSAFRAG is encoded by the coding sequence GTGGAACCGGCGCTCACCAGTCTGGCGATCCTAGTGGGCGTCCTCGCCGGCGTATTATCTGGACTTTTCGGAATCGGCGGTGGCCTCGTGGTCGTTCCGGCGGCCATTTTCCTCTTCGGCACTGGTTTCCACGATGCCAAGGCGGCGAGCCTGATCGTGATCGTCGTCTCCGCTGCGACGAGCCTTTGGAAGCACCGGGGCGCGGGAAACGTCGACCTAAGATTGGGGGCGACCCTCGGCGCGGCCGGCGCCGTCGCCGGACTCGTCGGCGTCTACATAGCCGAGGTCACGCCCGAGTTCTACCTACGCCTCCTGTTTGCTGCTCTCCTGGTGGTGGCGGCGGCCCGGATGAGGGTCCGCATCGAACCTCGACACAACCCGCCGGATGTCCCGCTGACCGTGAGCCTCCCCGTAGGTTTCGTAGCCGGGCTCATGCCTGGGCTTCTTGGCGTCGGTGGCGGGATCGTCGTCGTCCCGGCGTTAGTCTATTACGGCGTCGGGATACATGCGGCCGTCGGAGCGTCCTTGGCGGCGGTCCTCGTGAACGGCGCCACGGCAGGTATCGGACAATTGGCCGTGGGTTTCGACGCCGTGGCCCTCGAGGTCGGCATCCCGATGGCGTTGGGAGCGTTCACGGGAGGCATGCTCGGTGCGAAGACGGGACTCAAGACCGGGTCCAAGAGTCTGTCGGATGCATTCTCAATCCTGCTTCTCCTGGTGGCGGCATCGGTCGCGTACTCGGCCTTCCGGGCGGGCTAG
- a CDS encoding acyl-CoA dehydrogenase has translation MDFHLTPEQELIRKTVREFAEKEVAPKAAAIDREKRFPTETVKRMGELGLMGVTVAAEWGGAGLDSISYAITIEELSRACAATGVICSVNNSLSGYPLEAYGTPEQKRKFLTPMAKGEALGAFGLSEPNAGSDPAAMSTTAVKKGDGYVLNGQKNFITNGGHADTYIVFAKTDAAAKHKGITAFIVEKGRPGFTWSKPEEKMGIRAAHSVQLYFDNCELPADDRLGAEGDGFKIAMRTLDGGRIGIASQAVGIAQAALDASIAYSLQRSQFGRPIGSFQAVQWLIADMAVAVEGARLLTWKAAQMKDAGEKFGPLAAMAKLYASEVAMKAAINAVQIHGGNGYTRDYPVERLMRDAKITEIYEGTSEVQRMVIAGNLLRA, from the coding sequence ATGGACTTCCACCTGACGCCGGAGCAGGAGCTCATCCGCAAGACGGTGCGCGAATTCGCCGAGAAGGAGGTCGCCCCGAAGGCCGCGGCCATCGACCGCGAGAAGCGTTTCCCGACGGAGACGGTGAAGCGCATGGGCGAACTCGGCCTCATGGGCGTCACCGTTGCCGCGGAGTGGGGCGGCGCGGGCCTCGATTCCATTTCCTACGCCATCACAATCGAGGAGCTGTCGCGCGCATGCGCGGCTACCGGGGTCATCTGCTCGGTAAACAACTCGCTCTCCGGTTATCCGCTTGAGGCGTACGGCACACCGGAGCAGAAGCGCAAGTTCCTGACCCCGATGGCGAAAGGGGAGGCTCTCGGCGCTTTTGGTCTTTCGGAGCCGAACGCAGGAAGCGACCCGGCGGCGATGTCGACGACGGCCGTCAAGAAGGGCGACGGGTACGTCCTCAATGGCCAGAAGAACTTCATCACGAACGGCGGGCACGCCGACACCTACATCGTGTTCGCCAAGACCGATGCGGCCGCCAAGCACAAGGGCATCACCGCATTCATCGTGGAGAAGGGTCGTCCCGGCTTCACCTGGTCGAAGCCGGAGGAGAAGATGGGCATCCGCGCCGCGCACTCGGTGCAGCTCTATTTTGACAACTGCGAATTGCCGGCCGATGACCGGCTCGGGGCGGAGGGCGACGGGTTCAAGATCGCGATGAGGACACTCGACGGCGGACGCATCGGGATAGCGTCGCAGGCCGTCGGGATCGCGCAAGCGGCACTGGATGCCTCGATCGCATACTCGCTGCAGCGTAGCCAATTCGGAAGACCCATTGGCAGTTTCCAAGCCGTCCAGTGGCTCATCGCAGACATGGCTGTGGCCGTCGAAGGCGCGCGCCTACTGACTTGGAAGGCGGCCCAGATGAAGGATGCGGGGGAGAAGTTCGGGCCGCTCGCTGCCATGGCGAAACTCTACGCGAGCGAGGTGGCGATGAAGGCGGCGATAAACGCTGTCCAGATACACGGGGGGAACGGTTACACGCGCGATTATCCCGTGGAGCGCCTCATGCGGGACGCGAAGATCACCGAGATCTATGAGGGGACCTCGGAAGTGCAGCGAATGGTGATCGCCGGGAACCTCCTTCGCGCATGA
- the meaB gene encoding methylmalonyl Co-A mutase-associated GTPase MeaB: protein MSLLEAGESRGIAALRMLYKRTGNAHVIGVTGPPGTGKSTIVDKLIAHYRSTGRTVGVVAIDPTSPFTGGAILGDRIRMNQRCLDPGVFIRSLASRGELGGLSRAARDCVSVLDAMGKDIILIETVGVGQAEVDIAKAADSVVVVCVPGLGDDVQNLKAGLMEIADVFDVNKSDMDGADRVASEIQAMLEFSSKRDWTPPIVRTVASKGTGTKELADAIDSHLAHLKTGGRLARARKERMGDELLALVTRQVAMTILGDAGVRRTFDSVVEKVVKREIDPHSACDEIMDHLAKARRP from the coding sequence ATGTCTCTTCTAGAGGCGGGCGAATCGCGGGGTATCGCGGCCTTGAGAATGCTTTACAAGAGGACCGGGAACGCCCACGTGATAGGCGTCACGGGGCCACCGGGCACCGGGAAATCGACGATCGTGGACAAGCTCATCGCGCACTATCGCAGTACTGGCAGGACCGTCGGCGTCGTCGCGATCGACCCCACGAGCCCCTTCACCGGCGGAGCGATCCTCGGCGACCGCATCCGGATGAACCAGCGCTGCCTCGACCCCGGTGTTTTCATCCGGAGCCTCGCCTCCCGCGGCGAACTTGGGGGGTTATCGCGCGCCGCGAGAGACTGCGTCAGCGTGCTCGACGCGATGGGAAAGGACATCATTCTCATCGAGACCGTCGGGGTCGGGCAGGCCGAGGTAGACATCGCCAAGGCTGCCGACTCGGTCGTTGTAGTCTGCGTGCCGGGACTCGGCGACGATGTGCAGAACCTCAAGGCGGGGTTAATGGAGATCGCCGACGTGTTCGACGTGAACAAGAGCGACATGGACGGGGCCGACCGCGTCGCCTCGGAGATCCAGGCGATGCTCGAGTTCTCCTCGAAGCGCGATTGGACGCCACCGATCGTCCGCACGGTCGCGAGCAAAGGGACAGGGACCAAAGAACTCGCGGACGCGATCGATTCCCATCTTGCCCACCTCAAGACCGGCGGAAGGCTCGCCCGGGCGCGCAAAGAGAGAATGGGCGACGAACTCTTGGCCCTCGTGACGCGCCAAGTGGCGATGACCATCCTCGGCGACGCTGGTGTGAGGCGCACGTTCGATTCGGTCGTTGAAAAGGTCGTGAAGAGGGAGATCGATCCCCATTCCGCCTGTGACGAGATAATGGACCACCTTGCCAAGGCGCGGCGACCCTAG
- a CDS encoding FKBP-type peptidyl-prolyl cis-trans isomerase, whose product MRVALLVTAVICAAALPGCLSAPPHATADVALFGDRHVAFPGGSTGFVLYVNNTFDKTQTFSVGGVGPSWRPSFEPERVTVGPGGGAAILMTLRPRSDAALARHDLTLVLTSAEGHRTEVSVAVDLVQHAGSPAEEGKGARVYTAGFYDNGTLFYTNDRAIDENDALVKGYLGDERNFTELKVYVGGQRGTTPPEPYGSAGYVPVIKGFNDRLIGMRPGETAVVHIPPSRAYTYAGNEDHPLFGHALNFAIRVSGVDDLPPPSPLPLASS is encoded by the coding sequence GTGCGTGTCGCCCTGCTCGTGACGGCGGTGATCTGTGCCGCAGCACTTCCCGGCTGCCTCAGCGCCCCGCCACATGCGACGGCCGACGTCGCGCTTTTTGGCGACCGCCACGTCGCGTTTCCAGGCGGGTCCACAGGTTTCGTCCTGTACGTCAACAACACATTCGACAAGACGCAGACTTTCAGCGTCGGCGGTGTCGGTCCCTCGTGGCGCCCATCGTTCGAACCGGAGCGCGTGACCGTCGGTCCGGGCGGCGGCGCGGCGATCCTCATGACCCTTCGCCCCCGATCGGATGCCGCGTTGGCCCGACACGACCTTACGCTGGTGCTGACGAGCGCCGAGGGCCACAGGACGGAAGTCAGTGTTGCCGTGGACCTCGTGCAACACGCCGGGTCCCCAGCCGAAGAAGGAAAAGGTGCTCGCGTCTACACCGCCGGCTTCTATGACAACGGCACCCTGTTCTACACGAACGACCGGGCCATCGATGAGAACGACGCCCTCGTGAAAGGGTACCTGGGCGATGAACGTAACTTCACGGAACTGAAAGTCTACGTCGGCGGCCAGCGTGGGACCACACCGCCGGAACCCTATGGTTCCGCCGGGTACGTGCCGGTCATCAAGGGTTTCAACGACCGCCTCATCGGGATGCGGCCCGGCGAGACCGCCGTCGTCCACATCCCGCCCTCGAGGGCCTACACTTACGCGGGAAACGAGGACCACCCGCTCTTCGGACATGCATTGAACTTCGCCATCCGCGTCTCCGGTGTGGACGACCTTCCGCCACCCTCGCCGTTGCCGCTCGCGTCGTCGTGA
- a CDS encoding type II/IV secretion system ATPase subunit produces the protein MADKAIPAEKKKKSVFGGAKKMPEPKPQAPKKKAKIEAVEPASVVERVPLPDQIPLAPGLRLIEVYPVNDPHAFIRVSANDAAHETVYEVLEPPLDEREKRILAFISETLVDMITVGYTQFDTKSATEYLRKNVEEIMYDYSITLSPDSKEKIFYYIIRDFQGYDKMDPLMRDTQIEDISCDGPKVPFFIYHRKYESIMTSVVFQEEALDSFVIRLAQRSGKHISIADPLLDATLPDGSRLNATLSDEVTAGGSTFTIRKFRDVPFTPPDLVRFKTMSAEILAYWWLAVQYGSSAIYAGGTASGKTTSLNAILLFIPPQMKIVTIEDTRELNLPHPNWIAGTTRSGFGPRDDKGRQIGEIDMFTLLKAALRQRPEYILVGEVRGQEAYALFQAMATGHTAYGTMHADSVESAIHRLESDPINVPRSLLESLDIVSVQIQTRIGGKRVRRSKEIVEIVGLDPHTREILTNGVFQWNPTKDEFEYSGVSYVLERIQLEKNMSTEEMREELARRKEIINWMVGKNLKDYKEVAYIVQSYYRDPEKTMKLVREDAELSAFKPKVVTLISPDSLKGVAAPAVEAKTAPQATPPEAATGPASAPEKKG, from the coding sequence ATGGCCGACAAAGCGATCCCGGCGGAAAAGAAGAAGAAAAGCGTCTTCGGCGGCGCCAAGAAGATGCCCGAGCCGAAGCCCCAGGCCCCCAAGAAAAAGGCCAAGATAGAGGCCGTGGAGCCGGCAAGCGTGGTCGAGCGTGTGCCTCTTCCGGACCAGATCCCCCTGGCGCCGGGCCTTCGCCTCATCGAGGTCTACCCCGTGAACGACCCGCACGCCTTCATCCGCGTGTCGGCCAACGACGCGGCGCACGAGACGGTGTACGAGGTCCTCGAACCGCCGCTCGACGAGCGTGAGAAGCGGATCCTCGCTTTCATCTCCGAGACCCTCGTCGACATGATAACGGTCGGTTACACACAGTTCGACACGAAGAGCGCCACGGAGTACCTTCGCAAGAACGTGGAGGAGATAATGTACGACTACTCCATCACGCTCTCGCCCGATTCCAAGGAGAAGATATTCTACTACATCATACGCGACTTCCAAGGGTACGACAAGATGGACCCCTTGATGCGGGACACCCAGATCGAGGACATCTCTTGCGACGGCCCCAAGGTGCCTTTCTTCATCTACCATCGGAAGTACGAGAGCATCATGACGAGCGTCGTCTTCCAGGAGGAAGCGCTCGACAGCTTCGTGATCCGCCTCGCGCAGCGTAGCGGCAAGCACATCTCCATCGCCGACCCGCTTCTGGATGCGACGCTACCCGACGGATCGCGCCTCAATGCGACGCTCTCGGACGAGGTCACGGCTGGCGGGTCCACTTTCACGATCAGGAAATTCCGCGACGTCCCGTTCACGCCGCCGGACCTCGTCAGGTTCAAGACGATGAGCGCGGAGATCCTCGCCTACTGGTGGCTCGCCGTGCAGTACGGCTCGTCCGCCATCTACGCGGGGGGCACGGCCTCGGGAAAGACCACGTCTTTGAACGCGATCCTCCTCTTCATCCCGCCCCAGATGAAGATAGTCACGATCGAGGACACGCGGGAGTTGAACCTCCCGCACCCCAACTGGATAGCCGGTACGACGCGAAGCGGTTTCGGGCCGCGCGACGACAAGGGGCGCCAGATCGGCGAGATCGACATGTTCACGCTGCTCAAGGCGGCGTTACGTCAAAGGCCCGAGTACATCCTCGTCGGCGAAGTGCGTGGCCAAGAGGCGTACGCCCTCTTCCAGGCCATGGCTACTGGCCACACGGCGTACGGCACGATGCATGCCGACAGCGTCGAAAGTGCGATCCACAGGTTGGAAAGCGATCCCATCAACGTCCCCCGTTCGCTTCTTGAATCGCTCGACATCGTCTCCGTGCAGATCCAGACGAGGATAGGTGGAAAACGCGTGCGCCGCTCGAAGGAGATAGTCGAGATCGTGGGCCTTGATCCCCACACGCGTGAGATCCTCACGAACGGCGTCTTCCAGTGGAACCCAACGAAGGACGAGTTCGAGTACTCCGGCGTCTCGTACGTGTTGGAACGGATCCAACTTGAGAAGAACATGAGCACCGAGGAGATGCGCGAGGAACTCGCTCGGCGCAAGGAGATAATCAATTGGATGGTCGGGAAGAACCTGAAAGACTACAAGGAGGTCGCGTACATCGTCCAGTCGTACTACCGCGACCCCGAGAAGACGATGAAGCTCGTCCGGGAGGACGCGGAACTGTCGGCATTCAAACCCAAGGTCGTCACGTTGATCTCGCCCGATTCGTTGAAAGGCGTCGCCGCCCCGGCGGTCGAGGCGAAGACCGCCCCGCAGGCAACACCACCGGAAGCCGCCACGGGGCCTGCAAGCGCCCCAGAGAAGAAGGGGTGA
- a CDS encoding type II secretion system F family protein → MSLTEVQRVSYKILGGYVSQNFRLAKLQTQMKQGRVPMRAEVLVSYALVVAAVVAFFFLIFTLITLLVLLPLIRIALPPPVLAAALVLPILFGFIAYVVIVGEPSSKAKTRGKNLDQRLPYALSYISAMASAGVNVDVIFASLSQQKVYGAVCDEAGSIYADLVLFGKDAVTAMKRGIERSPSDRWNDVLQGAVTTFGSGGDLQTYFAAKAERYSWENRQEQKAFVETMGLMAETYVTAAVAGPLFLIIMMAIMGTLSGQGTAQLSLAVYLMLPVVNAGFVFGLSTMTPEV, encoded by the coding sequence GTGTCCCTCACCGAGGTGCAGCGCGTAAGCTACAAGATCCTTGGCGGTTACGTGAGCCAGAATTTCCGCCTGGCGAAACTGCAGACCCAGATGAAGCAGGGGCGGGTCCCGATGAGGGCCGAGGTCTTGGTCTCTTACGCGTTGGTCGTTGCCGCCGTCGTCGCGTTCTTCTTCCTGATATTCACGCTCATCACGCTGCTCGTCCTGCTTCCGCTCATCCGCATCGCGCTTCCCCCGCCGGTCCTCGCCGCCGCGCTCGTGTTACCCATCCTCTTCGGGTTCATCGCGTACGTCGTCATCGTGGGTGAGCCATCCTCGAAGGCGAAGACCCGGGGAAAGAACCTGGACCAGAGGCTGCCCTACGCGCTGAGCTACATCAGCGCGATGGCCTCTGCGGGCGTCAACGTGGACGTGATCTTCGCGTCGCTTTCCCAACAGAAGGTCTACGGGGCGGTCTGCGACGAGGCCGGCTCCATCTACGCGGACCTCGTTCTTTTCGGCAAAGACGCCGTGACGGCGATGAAACGCGGGATCGAACGAAGCCCCTCCGACCGTTGGAACGACGTTCTCCAGGGTGCCGTGACGACTTTCGGGTCGGGCGGAGACTTGCAGACCTACTTCGCGGCCAAGGCGGAGCGCTATTCTTGGGAGAACCGCCAGGAGCAGAAGGCTTTCGTCGAGACGATGGGCCTCATGGCGGAGACGTACGTCACGGCCGCCGTCGCCGGCCCCCTGTTCCTCATCATCATGATGGCTATCATGGGTACTTTGTCGGGCCAGGGCACGGCCCAGTTGAGCCTCGCCGTCTACCTCATGCTCCCGGTCGTCAACGCAGGCTTCGTCTTCGGTCTTTCGACCATGACGCCCGAGGTGTGA